A segment of the Gossypium hirsutum isolate 1008001.06 chromosome D10, Gossypium_hirsutum_v2.1, whole genome shotgun sequence genome:
agCTCAATCGAATTATGAATGCCTCTATTTtcgatataattttaataattccaaATGCGCACATggtattttataacttaatctGCAAACAATTTGGATACAATTTAAGCGTAAGCATTAACCGAATAAAAAAGTTTACTATTAATAAAATTACCTTTTATAACAATATACCTAAAAATTTTATAGCATTAGCTCAATTTCGACCCGATCCCGACGACTGCCCAACATGAAAGTTTCGGTTAGGGCATTTGTTCCGGCTATGACCACTTAACCTGCATATTCCACAACGCTTTCCgtcagatttctccctaatgtccatctCATTACGGATTCTACTTGACTGCGGACGACCCCTTGGATTCCTCCGTAGCCCTCTATCTGGGACAAGCTCGAAAGTGATCGGCGGCACCTCCCACGTAGATAGGTCCGGCAGGACGGGGAACTCATTCTCCCAGACACGCAATGTGCGCTCTAgcgtgtacacatcatcgacataTTGTTCAGCATCAAGGTTGACTTTAGCACACGCTGCGATGACATGCGCAcagggataatgaagtgtttcgaACTTCCTGCACTCGCACCGTCTGTTCCGaagatcaactccgtaggacctaggtCGACGATCGATGTTCTCAGTAACTCGAAACGTTTCCAGTCGTCGTGAATATATTTCCACATTCATTGACCTCGCCAACCGACGGTTTACGACCATTGCATCCCGGACATGTTCGACAAACACATGTCCCGCCTGAATCTGGTCGACTTGctctgacccattcttggcatcaaagtAGCCAGCCTGTAGAAAGTAGCAGAAAATACCGATGCAATCGGAAGATGACGTGTTTTCAACAAGATAGCGTTGATCCCCTccactaagtttgtggtcatgtggccataacgaaagccctcgtcaaaactttgagcctaCTGCCACGGCTCCATTGTGCGCAACCATTGTCGGAAAGATGTGTTTGTCTgcccctccatgtcactctcaagtcggatCATTCTTTGCCGGAAAATATGTGGCTCTAACTCGTACGCTGCATACGAAAAATAAGTTCTAGTAAGTCGATACCAGTAAACCGTCACATCAGTCtccttttttttgtgttttttttggttttttatacattttagtaaataaaaatatatatattagtaaataaaaaaagttataatattttagtaaatttttatttttttataatatttttataaaaaacccTAGAATTTACTGTACACAATCTAACGACATTAACACTTTAGTCTTTACCATAAAAATCTAATGAGCGGTTGGTAAAGACGGCACGGAACCTAGAATGAGCTTGGCAGGATAGGTCAAAGTGTTGCATAGGTCCTTACGTCATTTGAGCCACTATAACATTGAGCGTTACGCCATCGATTTCGAATTTCATCGTCCTTTTAAGTCTCTACCCCTCACTTAACCATCCATTCCATCCTTCCTCAATCACCCTCACATACTCAAAACTATTCACCAGAGCCACCACTGAAAACATGGCCGCCACAAACGTTGGGAGGATCAAGTTGGGTTCTCAGGGCCTGGAAGTGTCGGCACAAGGCCTTGGATGCATGGGGATGTCAGCTTTCTATGGTCCTCCAAAGCCTGAACCCGACATGATAGCTCTCATCCACCATGCTATCAACTCTGGAGTTACCTTTCTTGACACCTCTGATGTTTACGGTCCACATACCAATGAAATCCTTCTTGGTAAGGCCCTAAAAGATGGTGTAAGAAACAAGGTTGAGTTGGCTACTAAGTTCGGTATAGATTATACTGATGGAAAAAGGGAAATCCGAGGTGACCCTGTTTATGTAAGGGCTGCTTGTGAAGGTAGCTTGAAACGTCTTGGTGTTGATTGCATTGATCTTTATTATCAGCATCGGGTGGATACAAGGGTTCCCATTGAAGTCACGGTTTGTTTTTGTGTTTAACTTTTGTCCTTTGCCTTACGTTTTCTTCTTTATTCTGATCTGTATTATGGATTGTTTTTAAATACCCAGATTGGAGAACTGAAGAAACTAGTTGAAGAAGGTAAAGTGAAGTACATAGGTTTATCCGAGGCTTCTGCATCGACCATTAGGAGGGCTCATGCGGTTCATCCAATAACTGCTGTGCAATTGGAGTGGTCATTGTGGTCTAGAGATGTTGAGGCTGACATAATTCCTACTTGCAGGTTGTTTATCAATAAGGGACTTGACCAATTTTGTTGAAAAAGTTActgatttgggtttctttattttgATGTGATTCTTTTGAATTTCTCAGGGAACTTGGGATTGGGATTGTTGCTTACAGTCCTCTGGGAAGAGGGTTCTTTTCATCTGGCCCCAAAATGATGGAAACTTTGTCCGAAGGTGACTTTAGAAAGGTTTGTTCTTTGTAACTGTGTTTCACAATTGCATATTTGTTCATAAGAAAATGATTTATCTGTTACTTTTTGGCATATCTAATTTCATGTTCTTGGTAGATTGTCCTAAATGATACATGTGAATCAGATAGAATCTACAGGAATACTGACATAACTATGTTTAAGAGCTTCCAGGCATGATGGCTACTATTTTTCTTAATGCTTAAATTGTTCTGCAATATTCTCCTCTTTCCAGGCAGAGGGCTAACCATAATATTTTTGTCCCTAAATATGGTCCCTCCCTTGAGTTTTGCTAGGCTGCAAATATCTCTTTAGTGGTTCTTTTATaagtttaaaacaaaatttgagtGAAGGCTTTCTAAAATGTCTTGAAATATGAATCTATATTATTTACAGAGAAAGGGCTGGTGCTGGTATAAGATAATCATTTGAATGAATTTTCATTTGTTGCAGTATCTCCCAAGGTTCCAGCCAGAAAATATGGAGCATAACAAACGCCTGTACGAGCGAGTTAATGAGATAGCAGTGAAGAAGGGATGCACCCCATCACAGCTTGCATTGGCCTGGGTCCATCACCAAGGGAACGATGTCTGTCCCATTCCTGGAACTACCAAGATCGAAAACTTCAATCAGAACATTGGAGCTTTGTCCGTGAAATTAACACCCGAAGAGATGGCAGAGCTAGAATCCATTGCTTCAGCAGATTCAGTGAAGGGAGACCGATATGGTGGCACTGTCGCAACCTACTATGAATCGGATACTCCTCCCTTGTCTTCATGGAAACCTTAAATGAGAGCATACTTGTTCAAATCAATACAATCTTCAAGATGAGTTATGGACCTAATGTAAGGCCTCTACTTTGTTTTTAGAATAAATTTTCTGTGAGATTTAATAATAAAACGGCTTTTGGTGATAGATTGTGCAAGCTTGGTTGTAGCTATATCCACGTTTGTAATATGTTCAGAATGTCGATTCCAGGTTAATAAAGAAAAAGTTTCTATCAAGTTGCATgataatatttacatatattactcgtattttttgttcttttacaCATGTCTAGCATTTCtgtttgaaatcatttaaaaaatagtATTGAGATATAATCctttaaatacataaatatcaATATTCAATGTTCATGTGGATAATACAAATGATGATTTTTCCCCTAATAACCCTTCTGTTGTGTGGAAgtgtgtaaaagagtaaaattattgtactgaaaaatcacattAAGTTTAATTctcaggaaagagaggtggatcacgtgGATCACTTAAGTACTAGGTCTTTCCTAGCTAGAATATCATTCTATCGTAATTTAACCGCACAATAAATTATTACAATCACTCttacaaaatatgtaaaatgAACAATAAAGAACAtaagaattttaacgaggttcagcaaattttgcctacgtcctcgggtactaacaaatatatttcactccaaaatacaagtgaaaatttacaaataaagagagagaacaatgccttaaggaGAGAATGGCAAATGTCGGGGATGATCGAAAATGataaatggttaggcctatttatagttgagattcagggaacaacttgcaaagtcaccatacaattagggaccaaaaattgcaaATATCTCATGCCAAATTTAATCCCACTTTCAGTGCCTTAAATCTCTTATTTCCAGTGCCAAcattttgatacccatatctttgacttttctAAATATGGATGGTTTCCAATAATCTCCatcttgaagatttgattaggataatcgtatcttcacacaattctttctgcctttgacaacaatacttgatagtgccttcttcaactgttaaacttgcaggatattgacCAAGTTCAAACAATATTCGAACTtggttgttgttaccaccttggtcatcatatttgcgggattatctgcagtcttaataTTCTGAAGATAAATTTttccctcatcaataatttctcgcacaaaatggaatcttacgtcgatatgctttgtacgtgcatgatagattTGAttttttgctaaatgaatagcactttgactatcacaatacatgttaatatgctcctgaatcagtcccaaggttttaaccataccttgtaaccaaatagttTCCTATACAACCTCTGTTACAGTCATGTATTCGACTTCtatggttgacaacgcaactgtagacagcagtgtagacttccaacttattggtcctccagcaagtgtaaacacataactggtggttgatcttcgtttgtccaaatcaccggcatagtcagaatcaacgtacccaataacacttttaccaagtgtagtatctTGCTTGAACAGTAATCGAAAATCCatggtcttctgaatataccttagaatccatttcatagcttgccaatgtcctttttcaggattatgcatatacctgctcactatactaactgcctgtgaaatgtcgggccTTGTACACACCATtacatacatcaagctacctactgcattagaatacgaaacttgtaacatgtattcttgttctGTATTCGTcaaaggagatagttgtgcagaaagcttaaaatgagaagccaacggggtatttacaggttttgtctgctcgttcatctcaaactgctgtagtaccttcttcaaatattgcttctgagacaagctaactctgccctGAGCTCTATCTTTACATATTTTCATGCCAAAAATCTttttagcttcacctagatctttcatctcaaactcaaggttgagttgagtcttcaatctcttaatttcaactttgctcttagatgctatcaacatatcatcaatatataagagaaaatatatgaaaattccttcttgtagcttctgaaaatacacacAATAATCAAATTTACTTATTGTGTACCTTtaccctttcatgaactgatcaaattgcttgtaccactgcctcggagattgttttaatccataaagcgactttgtcagtttgcaaacctaATTTTCTTTAttagcaaccttgaatccatctgactgagtcatatagatttcctcttccaaatcaccgtgtaaaaacgcggtcttcacatcaagctgaactagttcaagattaTATTGttcaaccaaggctagcaaaatccgaatagatgAATACTTCACAACtagagaaaacacttcattgtaatctattccttctttctgaacgtaaccctttgctaccaatctagccttgtatcgaatttcatttttactagGAAATCCTTcattctttgcatatacccatttacatccaattgccttctttcctttgGGCAGTGTCACCTACTCCCAAGTTCTATTTTTAttaagagactgcatttcttcattcatagcttgcttccactttacaccatcaaggttacttattgcttctgtgtaaatAGAaagaacatcatcatctgcaattggaagtgcataggtcaccatatcatcaaagcgagtaggcatacgaatctctcttcttttCCTCCTATATGTAATTGAATCTTGTTTCTGTAGAAGTTCTTAGGTCGAAACTTCatcatcatttgttccttcaatattagctggatcatcattaaccttttcaagctccacctgctgcaaagtactactggttttgtcatccttttgtgaatccttgttcttcatcatggttgattcattaaaagtcacatctctactgaaaacaatcttccttgtatcaggacaccagagacggtatccttttactccaccagttataccTACGAATAATGTTTTATTTGCTCTTGGCTCTAACTTAGactcttttacatgataatatgcagtggaacaaaaaacatgtaaagaatcataatcagtagcaagTTTACTAGTCCACATCTctataggagtttttccatttattgtaGCTGATGGCaaccggttaattagatggcatgcatatgtaactgcctcggCCCAAAATTCCTtacccaatccagcattggacaacatacatcgaaatTTCTCctgtatagtccgattcatacattctgccaccccattctgttgtggtgtatcccgaacagtgaagtgtcgcacaatgccctcatcttgacatacttgtagaaatgaaTCATTcctgtactcagtaccattgtctgatcgaagtcgtttgacctttcgaccaatttgagtctccaccatcttcttccatttcagaatgCATCCAAAacctcactttttcttttcattagatacacccatacttttcttgaataatcatcgacaaaagtaacaaaataatgcatacctcccaaagaagccactttggtaggtccccacacatcactgtgaacgtagtccagaattcctttcgtattgtgacttgctgaaccaaattttacccttgcctacttgcccagaacacaatgttcacagaattccaatttgcaagaatttgcaccttttaacaagccttgcttcgccaaattTTGCAAatctttttcaccagcatgtcccaatcgcatatgccataacctggtagcctctgaatctgcatctttcatAGAAGCTGTTGATgctgatccaataactgtacttctaTTTAAATAGTACatgttatttcttcttgtgcctttcatcaccgtcaataccccagctactacctttagtaatccatctctcaaagtgattgtgagccatTTAGATTTTaggacccctaatgagatgatatttttcttcaagctaggtacgTAGCAAaaatctgtcaagacttggattaagccgtcgtgattcttcaattggattttacgtactcccattgtcttacaagcactgtcattgcccataaaaacaactccacattctagttctttaagactagaaaactagtccttattacgacacatatggtaagtacatcccgaatccaaaatccactcatctgtatgacatACCATTgacatgccaaccaagctaaagtctgactcctcatcatgctccgctacacatgcatcagaaatagccttgcccttttttAACTTAGGATAATTCTTTTTTCAATACCCTTTCTCAcaacaaaaagcacattcatctttggcaggtcttTCTTTGGACTTACTCATTCTACCAGGTTTGTAGCTGTGCGAAcaacctcttactgttaagacttcaaCAGTTGTATCTCtatgatctcttttatctttctttcgagtctcagatctatacaatgCACTACAGACTGCAGAAAATGTGAtcgtatccttcccatgaagcaatgtggtggtaagatgatcatattcatcaggaagagaattcaacaacaataatgcattgtcttcatcttcaaatttctcatccaaatttagcaagtttgctaaaattttattgaattagttcACATGGTCATTTATCGACATACcaggtgcatacgtgaatcgataaagtttttttttcatataaagcctattttcaagactttttgttagaaacttttcttccacaACTTTTTCGCttatgtctccctcatgacagagtacttctgctctttggccaaacataggcggattgtaccacacgcatGTCTATTGATCTTAGCCCACTCTTTGTCATCCATCTTGTAAGGTTTTTCTTCAaaggctatatccagctcttgctgacataagacatccaggatctcacattgccacataccaaaattattggtaccatcaaatttctctactttaaattttgcattggtcatagtagtctttgctgatgacgatgcctatgccatttttctcctcaatctcAACTACTGTATATGTGATCAGTACCGTCGACGTGAATAGTGCCATGGATGAGCAATACCGTATACACAAAGTATCGTAAACGGTTGTATTCCCCAAGTATGAACTTGAcgctgataccaattgttgtgcggaagcgtgtaaaagagtaaaattattgtactgaaaaatcacactaagttcaattcccaggaaagagaggtggatcacgtggatcacttaagtaccaagtctttcctagccagaatatccctctatcgtaatttaaccgcacaataaatcactacaatcactctcacaaaatatgcaaaataaacaataaagaacacaagaattttaacgaggttcagcaaattttgcctacgtcctcgggcactgaTTAAATgccaaagttacatattttatgtaattaaattggttaatttatgagagtgcaccactaatttttccatgtttttgttgaattttgtgcaggggtgcaatttggggctaaatagaagaaaaagaaaacaattgggctagattgaagaaagaagtaaagaaggagggccaaagtagaatttttccaagaataattagctgaaattgttgacttagtgggagattattttgggatattttttatatcatggaatatttttccttgattttctatactagttggctcttaatttagcaaggtcactagtataaatagaggctacattgttcattttaatgatcaatcaattgaaatatcaagctttcatctttcaatacattctctcttttctactcacgaatttgtttgttgtttttagTTTCCTTTACTTTCAATCCATTAATTTCCAGCTTGTTACCACTTAAACCATTTTCAATTTCCTTTTCAAACTTTCTTTCCATCTCCAGTAGCTAATTCACTTTATTACACCACCAAAATTCCAGCCCCCTAAACTAAATCACGCCACTCATTCCTTTCACCcattttaccttatttaatttatccaataccaacatgccccaaaccttagccaactaaattcattttcagctttaggtcgGAATTAGCCTtgtcaaaacccgtgagttacgaacccgagcaaaTTAATTCctaaattccagtacttattattTCTCCAGATTAAGAGTGTGATTTTGTCAGATCATAAAGTCaaatcaacactaagtcaaaaaagacgtcgtttgagttagtgtggttagacgtgcagttggaattccgaaaggaacgtttctaatcggttttctgtgaacacattggcgtgccaagtggagatagctgtttggttccgtcaagggaagtagtaatcGGATTTAAATGCCCCACGCGGTTGAGGACATTGGTTCgggctaggctcttctagaacgcaaggCTGCCGGAGTtttaaatcacgaacgtttcgtggttgttcgaccggtaagggttagttattagacgttccataactaatttacacaaggaagagttggtgtccgaggcgtccttggtagctataactagcttattggaaaagaggagttcatctaatttcgaggatcggtttaaagacgaggaaaaatccgtgcctaaagctgagcttattctaattaatttttcttcaaatttatttaactgttttttttattatttcattttcaacttttactttttacgcgttttatttatttatttcaggttCCAGGTTTTCGATTTTATCCTCCCCTAATATCTTGGGCACAACAACTGCCCCGGcataaatctggtcaagagaacaacaatttgcagtaaacccagtctctgagggatcgaccctactccctatactgcttaaatTTCAAATTAGGCGTAGGcttatattggtggattcgacacctATCAGGCActaacaaatatatttcactccaaaatacaagtgaaaatttacaaataaagagATAGAACAATGCCTTAAGGAGAGAATGGCAAATGTCGGGGATGATCGAAAATGATAAAtagttaggcctatttatagttgagattcagggatcaacttgcaaagtcaccatacaattagggaccaaaaattgcaaATATCTCATGCCAAATTTCAACCCCACTTTCAGTGTCTTAAATCTCTTATTTCCAGTGCCAACATTTtaatacccatatctttgacttttctAAATTTGGATGGTTGCCAATACCTTCTCAATTGCCTGGCAAATCGATTAAATATTCAAATGTAATACATcaacatatttattttaaaaataatgttaaaaggtAAAGCATGTTTGGATATTTGAATCTATCATCAGCAAAAGAAAAATAAGATGTATTCAAATAATACGAGTATTATCTGCGTGTGCTAAAAACGAAAATTATAATTGTTGAGGGATTTCCGtttattttgaaagaaatatttaaactataatctACTTGAAATCGATAAACCCCTCGACACGTTGTATATATTATCTTCAGCGGAGATTTTAACTTCCAACTTTAATATAAAATCCATGCAATCATCATTAGTTTTACTTAGGCTGATAATGAATATAAAGAAGAATCCATTTACCTAATCAACTAGTGTTAGGTGGATACATAGGTTCGGACTTAGAAGGAAAAGATATAAAACAATGGGAAATCTTATCAGGAGATTAtaaataagcaatgtattaatgtTTGTCTAAGTTTTGTATTTGTAAGCTGATCTTTGTTCTTTAAAATAATTGCTCCAATGGAGGGTCTCCCATTATTACAGATAATTTCAACTTCCAACAGTTCCATGCTGCAAATCCGACACTGGGATCCTTTTCTTCCTTAGCATATTTCTTAACTTTCTCCACTCTCTTAATAACTCCCTTAACTGCAATCTCAAATGCATCCTCAATTCCAGACTTGGGACCTCCATATCACCTTTGGGATTAGCTTTACAACTTCTTTTCTCATAGCTACCACTCGATCTCTGAAAATCGAGACAGGCTCTCATTTATGCTCACACTGCCATGTTTGATGTCATTTGCAGGAATGTACACCGAGTAGCTGGTGTAATCTTTGGGAAGTACCATATCTATTGTGCATATGCAGAATAAGGATGGAAAAATACGGGAATGCAGCCTGCCAGGATTGAATCGAACATCAAACACCTAGTGTATGAGTCCCCCGGAGGCTGCAAACAGAAGATCGAGTTGCGAAACACCTTGATTACTTGAACCGGAGTGCCACACTTGTTTGCACGGGAGTTGCAATCGAGGAACTTGCATGTGTTTTTTGAGGTTAAACATTGGTTGATAATCTGGACACGGATCGAGTAATTCATGGTTGGATGTGGAGCACCGGCAAAAGAGAACAGGTATCGCCTTTTCCGACTCCTCACTTGTTTCTGCCAATGGATTACGTCGATGTAGGTTGATGGATGAAAGTAGGTCGGATATGGTACGGCAAATTCATTGCAATAAGAGCTTGTTTCTATAGATAACATTGACATATTCATTGATTCAGGTAGTGGCATAAGCTTATTCCCCCAATTCGGTTGATTTCCGGTTGGTCTACGCAAATAGACGCAATCCTCCCTGCAACGAAGAAATGGTCTCGACCCCATAACTGTTTCCATTCAGCTCGGTTTCGAAGCCAGTCGACGATATCATAAGGCAAAGAATCTCTTACAGATGTGTTATAGTTCCAAAGATATCGACCAACATCGAGGCCAGCATAGAAGGGTACGGAAACAGCTGAAGCCATCGATGAATTATTGGTTAAACACTTGTATTGTTTCATCCTCTTATGGAAAATAACTTCAAGCAAGAACTGGTTTGTTTCAAACTAATTCATATCAGATAAAGCACCTTGTGGGGTTTCAATCCTAGGGCCAAACCCCTAATTCATGATAGATGAACACATATCGAACCACTTATTAAGTGTTCGACAATCTTTTAGCGAATCAGAATTGAATCTACTCGGAAGACGATGAACTTATATGTATTTACCTGAACATGGATTATCTCTTTTCCCATCAATGGGAAAATTCTGGGAATCTTTGTCCATGGTAAAGCTATGAAGTAAAAAGGGGACTTCATTGTTGACATAAGATAGAGCTGAATAATCcaagcaaaacaaaacaaaacaaaacagaaaacaaTGGAAACAAGAATAGCAAACcagagttaattgtggctttgcTTCACCATTTTTTGCTCACAGCCATAAACAAAAACAAAGCTGAAATAGATTGCTTGTGAAACGAGAAAGAAAAAATGTAACAGGATATCAGTCAGTGGTCTATATATTACTTATGATCTAAGGAAGACATTAAAAGGTTAAACTCCATAGCAAGGTTGATTCCATTGATGGAAACTTCAAACCCCACATATGAATATCCTTTTGATTGCATATACCAGAGTAGTTATTACAATTTACAACTTGTAATTCGTGTTCATATATTTCTATTTGTGGTAATTGTATTTAAGTTACTatgtattatataaattttgaatatcactgcttcacaaaaattaaaaaaattaatgcttttattttaatttattaaaatttgaaccttgtatttaaaaaaaactttaaccattttttaataaattcataaatttgaattttttttatttcgtggATATAAAGTGTTGATTATTTTCATGTCAATaagttaaaaaagtaaaattttaacaataagttattagattttataaaatccaataaccaaattttgataaatttaaaatatagcaACTTCTGGGTTcttcttttaaaaagaatttctcaattttgtaaaataaaaaaaaagaatattaatGACATCTcatgcttttatttttttcttattattattatttcatattatatttatGTAGTGTAATCATATTGCATATTGTGAGTTTTATTAACAATTGATATGTTTCTTTACACTTTCTGTAAAGTTAAATTAAAGGACTCACCACCATTTATTTTGATCTTTTATCACTTAggatttcataatttaattttgcgGACTAAATAACTACTATGGTGAGGGTAATTCCATTTTactgtttttctttttcccttgaaCAAAATGATTCAGTCTAGCAAATTTGCTATGGGATTAATTTCAGTaggattaagaaaataattattgTATGAATGAAGATATGTTGTTATGGATAAAAACAATCTCAAGGAGTCATGATATTTTGTTTTGGTTCAAGTTGTAATTTCATATGGAATATTTCCATTAGATGGTATaggtttatttttcttataaatgGTAGCGTCTCGAGTTATTCAAGGATTAAATTTAGTAACGATGTTAATTGAAGATTGGACTATAAGTCCTTTTGTGATTAAGATTGATGCCAATAGAAGACTTGAATACAAATATTTAGTCACTCTATCTGTGATTAAATGGTCCATTTGGATGGGCGATGAGATTAAAAACATTAATAGTGGTGATAAGATGTATGTTTGAATTCAAACTCAACGGTAGCgataagattaaaataaaaaataaccattaAGGACAAccaattaaaatatatgtatatattattttttatggaagaat
Coding sequences within it:
- the LOC107915416 gene encoding probable xyloglucan galactosyltransferase GT14; this encodes METVMGSRPFLRCREDCVYLRRPTGNQPNWGNKLMPLPESMNMSMLSIETSSYCNEFAVPYPTYFHPSTYIDVIHWQKQVRSRKRRYLFSFAGAPHPTMNYSIRVQIINQCLTSKNTCKFLDCNSRANKCGTPVQVIKVFRNSIFCLQPPGDSYTRCLMFDSILAGCIPVFFHPYSAYAQ
- the LOC107914717 gene encoding probable aldo-keto reductase 2, with the translated sequence MAATNVGRIKLGSQGLEVSAQGLGCMGMSAFYGPPKPEPDMIALIHHAINSGVTFLDTSDVYGPHTNEILLGKALKDGVRNKVELATKFGIDYTDGKREIRGDPVYVRAACEGSLKRLGVDCIDLYYQHRVDTRVPIEVTIGELKKLVEEGKVKYIGLSEASASTIRRAHAVHPITAVQLEWSLWSRDVEADIIPTCRELGIGIVAYSPLGRGFFSSGPKMMETLSEGDFRKYLPRFQPENMEHNKRLYERVNEIAVKKGCTPSQLALAWVHHQGNDVCPIPGTTKIENFNQNIGALSVKLTPEEMAELESIASADSVKGDRYGGTVATYYESDTPPLSSWKP